Below is a genomic region from Bactrocera tryoni isolate S06 unplaced genomic scaffold, CSIRO_BtryS06_freeze2 scaffold_388, whole genome shotgun sequence.
agatatagggttattaatattgtacatacaagtaGTATAAAACAAGGTCGCTTTCTCTGTCCCTATGTACTATGctaaaatctttaaaactacgCATCGGATTTTGATGcggttttcttttttaaataggAAGTGTGATTGAAGAGGAAggattatatgtaatataatataactaaACGAGTATGAGATAGTAGAGAAATACTTTTATGAGGATTCTAATGTGatgtaaataattacatttttccaATTACATTCCAAACGCAGGCTGAATCCTAcgagatttatcaaaataatgtactaAGCAGCGTTTAAAAGCTATGCTACTCTCGTAGTATTTCGTTTTGCTATTgttaccgctctcactttgacGGAAGCCGTAGCAGAGCCACAGCGGAACAAcgaaaaagtatgtgctctggTCTGCTCGGCTCTGCGTAGACGTAGCGGAGGGCAgaggtaattaaaattttcatgtgctacggctttcgcatgtgtttgttgttttttctgtttttgctattttctgtcaaaattaaaagaattgtcacaaagaatttaatgaaaagtaatattttattcagaaacaaaaatatgttgtgttttttttttattgtcgaTTATCATTTGTTTCTAAATGGTAagtatttagatattttttactGCGGCACATACTAATAATATGGCAATTTGTGCATATGTAGGTAATCATACACATAGAGTAAATTTTGTACAGAATTTATAAAGTCATGTCTGGAAGACGTCGTCGCTCGAACATAGGTCATAGTACAGTGAATGGCAAAAGAGTACGTTTAGCAAGAGATGAAGAATCTTCAACGGAGCGTGAGGCTCGCCTCAATCAGGATCGGGATAGATATAGAGCtgagggagagagagagagaatctTCAGTAGAGCGTGGGGTTCGCCACTGCCGAGAAAGGGACAGACATCGAAGACGGAGAGCCAGAGAATCATCAGTACGAGTTACTAATTCATGGGTAAGTAAAGAAAATTCTGCCATGAATTACGATcctattattaaaataaattctcaCTCCACCTAAACCACTTTACTTTCTTCTAGCGGATGATCATCAGAAATCCAAACGATTCATGCGCAATATACGCCATTATAATAACGCGTTTCAAATGACCTGCTTTAAGAATAAGAAAGTCGTTGAGCGTGGGTTTATGCCTACATTTGAAATTCAAGGGCAATTGTACCCCTTAGCTGGGAGCTTGCTATCACTTCGACCCGATGATAACAAATttctgcaaataaaatttattgcagaTCCATATACCAGCCAATTGATAAAGATTTGATTAGATCTCTCCAAGGTATGTTACATTCTCATAATTGCTGCATACGGTCTTTCAAAACTCCGATTGAGACTGTTCCAGCAGATACTCCTGACTTTAATGTCGTAATCCACGCAAATAAAGTTCCTATTGGAGAACACAGAGAACGATACAATACGCCTTCCACGAGTGAAGTAACAGTGGTGATAGCTGGATACACAGATCTTATGACAGCTTACAATATGCTTTGAGGCTATATCGTGGAGAAAATGGTtatgttattaatatttttcaagttgACTCAATCGGTGGTATACCTGCTACTACTATTCCTAGCGAAACCTGATTTATTTATAACTACAATATGTAATCCAAATTGGCTggaaatcaaagaaaatattaacaCCAATTTAAAAGTACAGAAACCTGCACCTCCACAAAAAACTTTCGAAGTCGTTCCAAGCTCAAACAAGTACTAGCGATGACGGATATCCCAAATATCGTCGCCGATTGCCAGAACAGGGTGGGCAAAATGCTATCATCCGAAACCATGATATTGATAACCGATGGATCGTTCCCTATAATCcgcttcttttgaaaatttgtgaTGCCCACATCAACGTAGATTTGTGCTATTCAATAAAGACAATTCAATATGTTACTAAGCACATTAATAAATGCAGAGATCAAGCATACCATTACCGAATGAAGTGGAACAAGTACGGAAGGGCGAACTTAGCTTAGGTGCAACTGAtcattttgtactcttgcaacgtGCAAGAAACAAAGCCAAGGAAATagtttaaggtgtaaaaccaatcaaatAGAGTAAGATCAGACGGATGTTCGAAATTCCCGATACTAGTTATATAgaggctaggccaagttttcgttcaaattaatctattttaggcacaaaagttcactgttatgagtaaaacacggtcctttattttcattgagataactgaAATATTGGCCTTTATATGAAGTACAAAGTCACAAAGttccaaaatctttatattaggtatatatatgtggcaacaccacaagcttataaaatttatatttcacaaaTACAACCATGCGCATTTATTTCGCAAATGCAACCATGCGCATTCTATTCGCTTTTAACTTGTATTCGCTTTAGgttagttaaagaaaataaaaacgcaTATCGTCCCTTTTTGCATTTGGTTCCTGAAGAGCAAACACGTGTTTTATTACGCTCCGAATCTCTATAATTGGTGACCCTTGACGGTAAGTGAGATGTCACTCAACGATAGCCTGGCGGTTACTGCTGGTCCAAGCCACGGGGAATTCAACGCTACAACACCAATTTTTCCACGCATCCCGCTGCCATTGATGTCAGAAGACAACATTGAGGCTTATTTTTACTCATTGGATTTTTGGTTTGAAGCCTCTGGCGTTACAACCGACTCGGCAAAATTTAATATCGTAGCGGCCAGTATACCGCAGGTAAAGTTAATGGAGTTGCGCTCCATAATAGATGCTGCGCCCACGTCTGCGCGATATCAATTCATTCGTACCAAATTGATAGAAAATTTCACTGAGAGCCAGCAACGCCGCCTACAACGTGTATTGCGCGACATGCCATTGGGCGACCGCCGCCCGAGCGACCTGTTTAACGAAATGAAGCGCGCTGCTGGTTCCGCTCTAAGCGAGAGCATTTTGCATGATTTGTGGGTTAATCGCTTGCCACAATATGCGCAAGCAGCAATTATAGCAACCAATGTACCTATTGTCGACAAATTAAAAATCGCCGACTCAATAGTGGAGACGATGCAAATGCGTGAAGTTCGTATCCACGAGGTATCCGCATCGAATCATACCACAGACAACGACCTGAGGACCGAAATAGCAGAACTGAAACAACGTTTTGATAGAGTTACGAGCAGCGAGAAAACACGTGCACGTTTCAGATCGAAAACGCCAGTGCGTCCTCATAACATCAATTCAGGCGAAATGTGCTGGTATCACGCCAAGTTTGGACCAAACGCTAAGAAGTGTCGCCAACCTTGTAAGTTCGTTCAATCTACATCGCCAAATGGCAAACAATAGGGGTGCTCTGCCAGCAGTATCTCAGGGATAGGCAGACGCTCTGAGATGCCTTCGAACTGCCGCCTACGTATATTCGACACATCAACTAATATAACATTCCTTATCGACTCCGGCGCTGATGTGTCGGTACTTCCGTGGGAAGTCTTCGAAATTGGCACGAGTCAACCCATCGGATATGCAATTGTTTGCCGCTAATAGTTTCACCGATTACGGTTTTTGGAGAAGTCATACTTCGCCTTAACCTCAACTTACGCAGTGGATTTTGTTTGGAGCTTTGTGATTGCCGACGTAACTCTAAGCAATCATTGGAGCAGATTTTTTATCATATTACGACCTTTTACCCGATCTTACTGGACGATGTCTGCTCGACCGCAAAACAGCAGTTAAATCATTTTGCGCAGTAGCGCAAATCAATGTATCAAACATTTCAACCATAAGTTCAGCCCAAGATTTTTAAACTCGCTGCGAGAGTTTAGTGACGTAACGCGACCAGCCGCTCCGGTTTCTACAACGAAGTCCACCGTGGTTCACCGGATCATTACAAACGGTCAACCAATTTTTTCTCGGCAAGACGGCTGTCGCCTGAAAAAGCTGACGGCAGCGCAAGCGCTGAATTCGAGCTGTTGATGAAACTGGGCTTATGTCGGCCATCCAGCTGTAATTGGGCTAGCCCATTACATATGGTGCGCAAGGCCGACGGGTCATGGAGACCGTGTGGAGACTACCGCGCGCTTAACGCGGTGACCGTCCCCGACAAATACCCTCTGCCGTTCCTGCACGATTTCAGTAATATTTTTGCtggaaattcaatattttcaaaaatcgatctACAGAAGGCCTTTCACCAGATTCCAATCGATCccaatgacatttgtaaaactgCCATCACAACTCCTTTCGGGTTGTACGAATTCACGCACATGACCTTTGGGTTGCGCAACGCGGTGCAAACATTCCAaagagtcatcaacgaagtttTCCGCGGCATAGATAATGTGTTCACCTACCTGGATGACATATGCGTCGCATCACGCTCCCCAGAAGAACATCGCGCACATCTTCGTATAGTTTTTCAACGATTACGCCAACACAACTTAACAATAAACGTAGCCAAATCAGTGCTTGGTGTATCAGAGCTGCATTTCTTAGGGCATTTAATCACGAAGGATGGAATCAAGCCGCTGCCTAGCCGCATCGAAGCGATTCGCTTATTCAAACTTCCTACGATTGCAAAGGATCTTAAACGATTCCTAGCTATGATCAATTTTTATAGATCGCTACTTCCAAACCCACTTTCGCACCAAGCACCTCTTTTCAAAATGTGTTCTGGAAATAAGCGCAACGACAAAACGCCACTGAACTGGACGAACGACAACATAAGGCACTTTGAGGCTTGCAAAGAGGACCTCGCTAATTGCGCGCTTCTGGCGCACCCGCTCCCGAACGCTCCTCTTTCATTATGGGTCGACGCATCTGACTACGCTGCAGGCGCCGCTCTACATCAAATTTCCAATGGATCACTTCAACCTTTGGGCTTTTTCCAGCGCCTTTTTACAAAAGCTGAGCAGCGGTACAGTACCTACGATAGAGAATTAACTGCAATATTTCTCTCCGTCCGTCATTTTCGCTTCATGCTTGAAGGAAGAAATTGCCACGTTTACACCGATCACAAGCCGCTAATCTATGCTTTTCGGCAACGACTAGAAAAAGCATCTGATCGTCAGGCACGTCAATTTGGATTTTATTGCGGATCGCGACCAGACATTCGTCCACGTACCAGGGGTACAAAGATGTTACCTTAGCAGATCCTGCTGTCTCTGAATCCAAGCCATAACAACTGATCCAATAAATTTTGATGACTTAGCTGAAGATCAGAAAGACAACAACGAGTTAAAAGTCATACTTTAGAAGGTAAAATTAGTCATTCCCTTCTACTAACCAGTATTATTATAAATTCTAGTACTAAGAAAGTCTATTGCTGATACTTCAACTGGCCGACTACAATTCCCCTTCATAACAAAGAGCGATTCCGGACACATAGTTCTTTGTGCAACACACAACATATCTCACCCAGGCACGAGGGTAACTGGTGAAACTGATGACTGAGACGCTTTGCTTATGGCCCGAATCACAGAAAGATAGCCAGGAATTCGCCATTAGCAATGCGGCTCCGAGTATCAACGCAACAAAAGTCATCCGGCACCAACTCTTCCACTGTTTCAACGCCGCGCATGCCCCGGACAACGAGTTTCACACCTGCATATCGACATTGTCGGACCAGCCCCACTTTCGACGGCAACCGCTGTTGGCATCTCACGGTCATCAGTCGTTTCACGTGGCAGGGCATTCATCCATCCCCAGACATCACCGCACCGGCAATTATCCAGGGCATTAATGCGGCGGCTGGATATCGCGATTTAAGGAGTTCCTGTCCAGGCGCAACTTCGGACCTGGGCCAGCGGATTTAATCGGCACCAGGCAACTCGGCTGAAGTACCTGGGAGTCAGGCATCACCGGACGACCGCTTATCATCCACGGACGAATGGCAGGTCGAACAGTGGCACCCGAGCAGCCAAAGTCAGCAATATTGTACAATCCCACCGATCAATGGACTTCATCGCTGCCACTAATCCTGTTGGGACTTCATTTGTTCTTCAAAGGCCGACATAAGTGCTTGTCAGCTCAGACCCTAGTTGCAGGGCGGCTGCCTTGCGTTGCCTTCTGTAAGGTTTTCGTGGATAGTATTGCATCAACTACCGAAGGAGACCGTAGCACATTTACGCCGCGTCATGCGAGACTTACGCCCTATAGATGCCGCTTAGCGTATACCAAGCAGAAGTCATTCATACACTGGACAGCTAAAAGATGCAGACAGGTGTTTTGTTGCGGGATCTATCAGTCAAGCCATCATTATCACCGCCGTATAAAGGCCGTGTAAGTATTG
It encodes:
- the LOC120781156 gene encoding uncharacterized protein LOC120781156, coding for MSLNDSLAVTAGPSHGEFNATTPIFPRIPLPLMSEDNIEAYFYSLDFWFEASGVTTDSAKFNIVAASIPQVKLMELRSIIDAAPTSARYQFIRTKLIENFTESQQRRLQRVLRDMPLGDRRPSDLFNEMKRAAGSALSESILHDLWVNRLPQYAQAAIIATNVPIVDKLKIADSIVETMQMREVRIHEVSASNHTTDNDLRTEIAELKQRFDRVTSSEKTRARFRSKTPVRPHNINSGEMCWYHAKFGPNAKKCRQPCKFVQSTSPNGKQ